From a region of the Alnus glutinosa chromosome 1, dhAlnGlut1.1, whole genome shotgun sequence genome:
- the LOC133858484 gene encoding uncharacterized protein LOC133858484 — translation MSAGLFPIAGDDLESPTSTLNFSDRENALPIHTVAFNESTVTAVLDFAKSSVPCNGGFVKEVCQMPELKERSDIDTMALQEMTYATESAWLVDSFRAENENTPLSNIMKGFSTDTLAYNCDDHNSLMAGDNLDNGDKSCSGDFEDNNKNYWNNMLNLVHAWTSSGSPVF, via the coding sequence ATGAGTGCCGGCCTTTTCCCAATCGCTGGCGACGACCTCGAGTCTCCAACATCAACATTGAACTTCTCGGATCGCGAGAACGCACTCCCCATCCATACTGTTGCATTCAATGAAAGCACGGTGACTGCAGTTCTTGATTTCGCCAAAAGCTCAGTTCCATGCAATGGAGGGTTTGTCAAAGAAGTCTGTCAAATGCCGGAACTCAAAGAAAGATCGGATATTGACACAATGGCCTTGCAGGAGATGACTTATGCTACAGAAAGTGCATGGCTTGTGGACTCTTTTAGGGCTGAGAATGAAAACACGCCTCTCTCAAATATCATGAAAGGTTTTAGTACCGATACATTAGCGTATAATTGTGACGACCATAACTCATTGATGGCCGGAGACAACTTGGACAATGGGGATAAAAGTTGCAGCGGTGACTTTGAGGACAACAATAAGAATTACTGGAACAACATGCTCAATCTGGTGCATGCTTGGACGTCATCTGGTTCGCCCGTGTTCTGA